The region ATGCGCAGCGCGTGCACTTCAGCATGCGGCTCACCGGCGCGGTGATGCCAGCCTTCGCCGACAATCTCGCCGTCGCGCACAATCACGCAGCCAACGTTAGGATTTGGTGTGGTGGTAAAACGTCCGCGACGCGCCAGTTCCAGCGCGCGCGCCATGTAGCGTTCGTCAGTCATGGCTTAGTCCTGTAAGCGGGCGATCTCTTCGCCAAAATCACGGATATCTTCGAAGCTGCGATACACCGAAGCAAAGCGGATGTAGGCAACTTTATCGAGCTTCTTCAACTCTTCCATCACCAGATTGCCGACCAGCTTGCTGGGGATTTCGCGCTCACCCGTAGCACGTAGCTGGGTTTTAATGTGGTTCACCGCGTTATCAACGGCGTCCGCGCTCACAGGACGTTTCTCCAGCGCCTTCATCATGCCGCTGGCAAGCTTATCTTCGTTAAAGGGTTCACGCACATCGTTGCTTTTCACCACGCGCGGCATGACTAATTCAGCCACTTCAAAGGTGGTAAAACGCTCATGACACACCAGACACTGGCGGCGGCGACGCACCGAAGAACCTTCACTGACCAGACGTGAGTCGATGACTTTGGTGTCCACAGCGGAGCAGAAGGGGCAATGCATGACGTTTCCTGTCGCGAGATAAATAGGCCACACAGTGTAGCGCGATCTCGGGAGCAACTGAATACACGAGACCGAATCACCGCCCGGCTCACAGACGCAGTACGCGCTCCGCTGTAAACCTTAAAAGCCACTAAGCTTAAACAGCCAATCCGGCATATTTGCAGGAGGTCACATGGGTCTGTTCAATTTCGTGAAAGAAGCAGGTGAAAAGTTATGGGATGCCGTCACCGGCGCTGACGATCCCAGCAAAAAATTACAGGATCACATTAACCAACTCGGCTTACCTGATAGCGACAAAGTTAAAGTCGATGTGCAAGGCGATACCGTTACTGTGAGCGGTGATGGCATCTCGCAGGAGTTGAAAGAGAAAATCCTGGTTGCCGCCGGTAACGTGGCAGGGATTACCAAGGTTGATGACAAGGTCACCGTATCCGACAGTGCGCCAGAAGCGGATTTCTATACGGTGAAAAAAGGCGACACCCTAAGCGCGATTTCCAAACAGGTTTACGGGAATCCTAATGAATACAACAAGATTTTCGCAGCAAACAAGCCAATGCTGACGCATCCTGATAAGATCTACCCAGGCCAGGTATTACGTATTCCGAAATAACAGAAAGGACAATGCATGACGATCAGGACGTTTTGGGCGCCCGCCGCACTTTCGCTGCTGGTGCTCAGTGGTTGTAGTTCAACGCCGACTTCACCGCAGGTCAAAGAGTTACATCAGGAAGTCAGCCAGCTTAACCAGCAGATGCGCAAACTCACCAATCAGGCAACGGCGCTGGAGATTCAGGGGCAACTTAATGGGCAGTCAACCCAGGGGGCATGGTTGCTACCGCAAGCCAACACTCCCGTCGAGTTACAGACGCAAGTGGGCAAATTGCGCCTGTCACTGTCTCGCGTCGAGGGGGAAGCCAGTGGTAGTCGCGCCAACCTGAATATCCGTTCCACCGATGACCAGCCGATCCCCGCGC is a window of Pantoea rwandensis DNA encoding:
- the nrdR gene encoding transcriptional regulator NrdR, with the protein product MHCPFCSAVDTKVIDSRLVSEGSSVRRRRQCLVCHERFTTFEVAELVMPRVVKSNDVREPFNEDKLASGMMKALEKRPVSADAVDNAVNHIKTQLRATGEREIPSKLVGNLVMEELKKLDKVAYIRFASVYRSFEDIRDFGEEIARLQD
- the lysM gene encoding peptidoglycan-binding protein LysM, translating into MGLFNFVKEAGEKLWDAVTGADDPSKKLQDHINQLGLPDSDKVKVDVQGDTVTVSGDGISQELKEKILVAAGNVAGITKVDDKVTVSDSAPEADFYTVKKGDTLSAISKQVYGNPNEYNKIFAANKPMLTHPDKIYPGQVLRIPK
- a CDS encoding DUF3251 domain-containing protein, with product MTIRTFWAPAALSLLVLSGCSSTPTSPQVKELHQEVSQLNQQMRKLTNQATALEIQGQLNGQSTQGAWLLPQANTPVELQTQVGKLRLSLSRVEGEASGSRANLNIRSTDDQPIPALSATVVWGELDPASGKPLNAESLSQTIQVEASLMPRSSVTVPLRLSGLTPEQLGYVRVHDVQSATATKTAP